The Kogia breviceps isolate mKogBre1 chromosome 2, mKogBre1 haplotype 1, whole genome shotgun sequence genome segment AAAGAAAGGTAACTTAGAGCTGGTGGGGAGGCTGGCTGAGACAAGCAGGAACATGTGAGAAGTAAACAAAAACCAATCCCTGGAATGACTAGAGATAGTAAGTACTGGTAAGGATGTGAAACAGAGGACTCTCAAACTGCTATGAGTAGAGATAAGCTGGTAAAATCCACTTTGGAAAATTCATTGATACCATCTAATAGGTTGAACGAACACAATAATCatccatgatccagcaattctgcttttAGGTGTACACTTAAAAGAAATGTGTATACATGTGCTCCAGGAGAtgtgcacaaatgttcattgcagcactgtacATAATACTCAAggctagaaacaacccaaatgtgcaTCAGCGGTAAATGGAAACATAAATTGTGGCACAGTCATATAGAagaatacttcaataaaaattaagtacaacTACATGCGACACAAATAAGTCTCATAATCAAcactgaatgaaaaaagccagataaAGAATACATGCCATACAATTCCACTAggtaaaggtttttgtttttgtaaagcaAAACTGCAGGGTTACATGCTTAGATGGTAAAACCATTAAAAAGTGCAAGAAAATGACTATCACAGCATGGAAGGACGGTGGTAGTGACTGGGAAAGGGTAGGAGGCAGGAATGAGTTCTGGGGTACTGGCAATGTTTATTTCTTAGCGTGGGCAATAGTTACACAGAGGTTTGCATCCTTCAGGAAGTAATGATGGAGTTGGCATCTGAATAAAGAGTGGGTGTTAACAAGGGAAAACAGGCTGGGAAAACGAAAAGTTAGTGTGGGCAAATCCCAGAAAGCATGGATAAACAGTACAATATGAGGCTGGAGAAGTAGATTGGGGGCCAGACCACAGGAGCCTTACTAGTAAGAAGGGTTAAGGATTTGGGTCTTTATTCTAAGAACACAAGAAGTCACTGATGATTGTGAGCATCGATGTGCTCAATTTTTTGGTTCTGCAAGCACACTACAGTTAAGAGTAGACAATGGGTTATGAAGGACATAGAACTAATTTAAGGAGCCCAGTTAGGAAGTTATTGCAATAGCTCAAGTGAAAGCTATGGTAACATGGACTAGGGTAACTGCAGAGGAGCGAGTGAATTTGAAATAACTACTGTTAACTAAAAATAACTAATCATTTTGGACTAAATATGTGTCtcctccaaattcatatattgaagccctaacccccagcgtggctgtatttggagtaaggaagtaattaagattaaatgaggtcattagagaGAGGCCCTGATCCCATGGTATTAATGTCTTTGTAAGAAGAGACATCAAAGTTCCGTGTGTGCACACTGAGGAAAGACAatgtgaggacagagagagagcagctctctgaaagccaggaagagaTCTTACCAGAAATCCACACTACTGGATCTGttgatctgggacttctagcctccagaactgtgagaaaattaatttctgttgtttaatttctgttCTCACAGTTTtctctgtttaagccacccagtctgtggtattttgtgttATGGCAGCATGAGCAGACTAACACACTAAAAAATTGGGAAGTACAGTCTTGAAGTAATGTGTTATCATGCTAAATTCCTTACCTGTAATAATGGGGCatcaaaaaaaaatgtctatattGGCTACTGTTATGACGGTAACTACcagaaaaactaaaatagaaattattagaTTGGGGGAGGTATACGGTGacaattttactttcatttttcatcctttatagtttttgttttgttttcttttgttttgtttttgcggtacgcgggcctctcactgttgtggcctttcccgttgtggagcacaggctccagaggcacaggatcagcagccatggctcacgggcccagccactccacggcatgtgggatcctcccagaccgggaaacgaacccgtgtccactgcgccaccagggaagccctatagttaaAACTATGTAATTTACTTTCATCAATCACTTTGAAAGTTTaacataattttcaaagaaaaatgagaacatcATACCTTGTTTCCTAAATTTGTCATTCGCgtcaaattttatgattttttttttttttttttttttgtacgcgggcctctcactgttgtggcctctcccgttgcggagcacaggctctggacgcgcaggctcagtggccatggcccacgggcccagccgctccgcggcatgtgggatcctcccagaccgggccacgaacccgtgtcccctgcgtcggcaggcggactcatgaccactgcgccaccagggaagcccaacttttatgatttttgttgTATGTACCCTTGCTTGGCAATTTTCAATGTTTGTTTTAACCTATAtcgatttattttattttcaacttgtTACTTAGAGTTACATCTTTTTCTGAtacaatatataattattaaaaaatgttcatcCATGTATCACTTAAAATCATCTCATGTTCCAGGAGTGGTATAGGGGTCAtaatttgggaaacactgctaCATTCAGGACTGAATTATCTATCATGATGACATAAAACCATATGAAACATATATCAGAAAATTAAttcctgtcttcttttttataattaaataccTCCACAAGTTACAAcactgataaaattttaaaatatcttagtaTTTAAAATTCCCATATTAGAATGATTAAAATTCActaaacttgaaaatatttcatgtaggtaaaagttaaaatttttcagaCTTTTAGTGTTGCTAAAACCAAATgcttactgtttaaaaaaatccagaaactagATTTTATTATATAAAGTTAGTTTAgttatataaaacaatataaatgccTTCATTTTTTGTCATGGTAAACTGTCCAataaaattaactcatttaactaaTGTTTAACCAGTGCCTATATGCAAGGCATTCTGCTAATTACTAGCAATGCAAGGATAGATCTGAAGTCTCTAAAAATTATGATCACTTCCCTGTAAGAATTTAAGGCATAAAGAAATGCCTCccaggggatatatgtatgtgtatagctgattccttttgttatacagcagaaactaacacaccattgtaaagcaattacactccaataaagatgtttttttaaaagatatatatatatatatatataatttcttgaATTAAACTGGTTTATTTCTCAGTGACTTagaaattagagggcttccctggtggcgcagtggttgagagtccgcctgccgatgcaggggacacaggtttatgccccggtccgggaagatcccacatgccgcggagcggctgggcccgtgggccatggccgctgagcctgcgcgtccggagcctgtgctccgcaacgggagaggctacagcagtgagaggcccgcataaggcaaaaaaaaaaaaaaaaaaatcaggaaaaaaagactcAACTTTGACCAAAATCTTTCGTAAACTTAAAACAAGACTTATTTCTACATGGTCTTGGTTTATAAAGCATAGTGCACTAAGCATATACCAAACATGTCCTAAGCATCCATATTTATCTATAGAATAAATAGGTCTTGGCCCATTTTTCAGCAGCCTATCCATGTAATAGAGTAAAAGCTGAACTGGTCAACACAgacagaaatatttttcattagcCTATATAGCCCCCCTTAAAAAGTAAGCTATCAACCCCTAATTGCATCACTACTCCACTAATTTCTCACCCTTCCCTTTTGTAAATGTATTTCCTTCTTGCTCTGGAGGAGCATGCCTTCAGAGAGATGAAGGCATCTTTCTCTGCTCAACATTTAATCTCTTACAGGAAGCAGAGGAAGGGTAACAGAACTCTTCATTTCATTCAGCCTTGCATGGAGAAAGAGGCCCTGTGGCCCTGTGGAGCACCTAAATTAGCCTTCTGGTAACAGTGTAGATCCTACTTGGGTTGGACTAGAGTTGCAGAGTCTACTTGGGTTGCCTGCCAGCTATTTACCAGGGTTCAGCATCAGATTCAACTAAGCTTCCATAAAGCAAGTGGCCTCCCCAAAGCTGGAATGGTATATTAGCTACATCTGGGGAGCAGGGCCCTTACACCTTAAAAGCGTTCTTTTATACTGACAATCAGTTTTTCCAAGTAGAATAAATTactgatttatttaattaaatggttttgttttaaagtatttataaaagaaaaattattgcaaataatcaaaatcataatgaaattgaatatttatttgaatttctccTGGTAATAGCACTCAACATAAGAAAAACTAACCAAGCTGTGAGATTTTGTTTTCAGTATAGCCATTCTTCAAAAAGTGAAAAGTTGGGTTCTGTATTTAATGGCAACAAGTGGGGCATCATCTCTTTTAAAACTACCATTCAAAAAgtagtattttaagaaatatatactaTTATTAACATGATGTGTTTTATAGAATGGATACATATCTGAATGCCAGTCTGAATATGGAAGAAATATATGTGTTAAAACCACACTGGAAAaccaaatgttatttttttacaaaaagcttgaaataaaaaggaacttGCCAGTAAACTCAATAAACTTTCACGTATgggatatttgtttttaaaccccacccccccacccccacaaaaaaaatTGTCGATTTGAGTAGAGCCATTACATGAAGGCTCATTTCTGTACAACATGGAAGCTGGTTACCTAGTCAATATTAACTTCCTAAAGTGCATCTTTTGAAGACTTGTCTAGTAAAATTGCAgtatcaaatataaaatacttaacaCATGACATGCAATAACAAAGCTAAATCATTAtagtttaaagtttttaaaactacttttaaaacttttgatttaCCAAAGAATAAAGATGTCAAATACAGTAGCATTCTCGTTCTCCAACAGTATgcattatatttttgttatttggcAAATCTTTTGGAGTCAAACAAAAATAATGCAGTCTAAACAATATTTCTTCTGTCATTGTAATACGATTCCTTGGGCAGAACAGGTGCAGAGCAAGAGTTAGATTTTTGGAAGTTTTGGTGCGTTAACCACAGGATTTGCCTCCTGTAAGTATCTCCTCCCTGCACTCTTGTAATCATAGGTGCAGCTGTGAGTTTCTGCATAGCGATGAGATGCACAGAAGTTGTTTCCACATCTAAAGCACAAAAAAGTTTATGTGAATAGTCACATTTCTACAAGAACCTCATCTCTTTGGGAGATCAAAGCTTGATCTCACGTAGTCCAGCAGGAGCCCTTTAGTTAGTTCTCTTTAGAATTGCAGGGCTGACAATTCCCTTCTACTCATAAACAAGCACaagcaccccccaaaaaaacccagtTAATTGTCTATGAATATGagactttataataaagaatCTCTTCTGGAGTGAAACAGGCTGTTGACCTCTAGGAAGCagtaaaactgcaaaaaacaataaatatatctACCACTTCCTCTTCTATCTAGTAAACCTGGGAGAACTCTGAATTTCTGAGAAATTCAGTctcataagaaaattaaattatgtaaaacCTAACTATGCCATGAAAGGATTTTAAAGTACTTCTAGCAACAAGATAAGCTGTTTCCATTTGAACAGAATACACTCTAAAAAGCAGCAGCTTTGTTTAATGCCTGGCCTCAACCTAAGGGCAGACACCATCCTTGGAGCATATTAGCaatgctaatgaaagaaataattatgggtaggaaaaaattaattatttttataaacattcatCTGTTTTGAAAAGTGTACCATATAATAATTTATAGTACATTAATGTTAAATTTAGtccttttttgtttaatttaaaatagaatcaggaattccctggtggtccagtggttaggactccacacttccactgcagggagcaagggttcaatccctggttggggaattaagatcctgcatccTGCATGCCACTCAgagcggccaaataaataaattaaattaaatagaatCTTGGAGAAGGGGTTCCTCCAAGCTACAGTCAAAGAGAAACCAAGTATATCTATCATAAGACAAAGAAAGTACACTTCCATTGGTTTATATATCCTACTTTAAAGTGCAGGGGAGGATCTCATGACTTTGGAAACACATAAGCTATCTACTTGCTCTTTACTTCAGCCAATAAGGAGTTCAGCTGGGTCTGCTATTTGAACATCATCTTAATGATGTTATGAATAGGcaatttaaagaacattttgtaTTGTATCCCCACACTGGGTCACCACAAAAAAAGCATCTCAGCTTTTCAGCTAGCCAACCTGCCTGCATTCGTAGCTAGTAGCCAGTCCAGTtttctttccacaaagaaaacaatgctttgttgttttcttctttgtttgaaTAGGAGCTTTCACGGGTGGGAGGTGATGAGTACATTCTCCTGTTAGAGAAAGCACACCTTGATTAATACAGACATAAAATTCTAGATGTAAAATACtattaaaacattaaacacaTTCCTGCCACAGCAAACTTCTAAgccataaaaaattaattagtgcTTTTTTTATATCTAAAATTATTTACAGAGTTGCAAGTAAAGATGCACTAGAactgttatattttttaagatgtgGTAGGTTTCTACTGAAACCTAAGACATATTTTTAGGActtatattttttacataccAACACCTTTCTAATTATTTCTGAGGACACTcagtatatttaaagtatactgaACTTTGGCAGAGAATCAAGAAGAATATCTGGTTCAAAATCATATTTATGAGGCTTCTGAGGAACAATATAATATGTATTACAATCACCCTGTTCTTTCACACCAAGAAGGAGCACAAGAATATCATGAAACTGGTCTTTTAGACCTAATTATACCATAGAAACTAAATTCATCAAACTACGAGCAAGTTATTCTTTCAAAActtcaatttgttcatttttatgataACAGGACATGTATTTTTCTCCCTAAGTTTCTAAGTGTTTAAAGGTCAACTCAGTTCTCACATACAAAAAGcattctgaaaattttaaatgttatatttatataaaatatattatcagcAGTGACTCACAGGGTACACTGCTCAATTTCACAGTACTACTACTaccttttcagaaaatatttactaaattctGGGCTATTGTACCAACTTGATTTTTTACCTCAAAAATAAGAGCACACCTGCTATTATATGAGAAAGaattaaatcaattttttaaaatactaagtgAAATGCTTTTAGAACTGAGCAGAATTCCAACAAACCCCACTCATAAGCAGAGAGACTCAATGTCACTATGCATACTTGTTACACTAACAGTATAAGTACATAGTGCGTGGTGGCACCCAAAGGCCAAGAAACAAGAGgcaaacaaagaaagcaaaaacaaagggaagaagTGAGAAGAAAAATGGTAGAGTGTCAATAGAGATGATACCTATTCTCTACTACTGAAAAAGGTTTGAGAGGTCTGGGCTTAATATTTATCTGGCAGCTAAAAGTCTCTGAAAATCCAAGGGTTTGAGAAGTTGGAATTACAATTAATTGGCACTATGCCTTTTGCCATGACCCAAACTGGGTGCTGGATATACAAGCCCAGTAAAATTAAGTATTCTTTATTACTAGTCTAAAATACAGTCCGAGATCTTGCCTAAAACTGGAAACTAACTTACAACTCCTAATGGTGGCCAGGCACCAGCTCAAGTTAATAAGCACTTTCTTCTTCAAGTGCACTTAGAGTTATCAAGAACATTTCACAAAGGTGATGGGATACTTCCCtcttcttaaataataaaaataagacaagCATTTGCAcaggacacagaggaaaggcaTATACTACCAGATATCCTCTGAAGCTCATCTAATTGCAATTATCTTTGAAATTCAGGCTTAGGATATTCTTCCTTAAACAACAgtagaaaaaaatctgttgatGAAAATTTAGTTCAGTGTAGTCATATTTTCGTGTTTTTCTTTGCCTGGGGGTGCTTAATTCAATGTTTCccaagcttttttttaaattcaagaacTCTTGTGAATgtgcagaaacagaaaacatagtAGTGACCGAAATAAGGTGGCACAGAAACATAACCTCAGTCTTCTCCTATGAGAATGGTTTCCATATATCCTTCTaccaaccagagaaagaaaaattattagtcATATACTCCATGCTAGGAACCAGCCCTAATATATATGTTCCCTACTACCAACAGGAAAAATTCCACTTCCATGGATTGACATTCAAGGTCTTACATGTCCAATATGATACCTTTCTAACTTTCCAGAGTCATTTTCTGTCATTTGCCACATCATACCCACCCTGAATGATGTGCCAGACCCATTCACATGTGCAGTCTCTTCTTCTAAAATGCTCCAGTAACCTTGTCAACCTAGTAAAACTCTACTCATCCTGTAAGAAGATATCACCAATCATCaactcctctctgaagccttctCTCAAATGTGTAATGAacatatgaataaagaaaaagtcaataaaataacGCCAATGCGAAGAGTTGCTTTTCAGAACGAGAGTAAAGATATTTGGATTAACTCACTTGTTTGGCATTTCCTAAATATTGGTCTAATTGGTCTAATTAGACCAATATTTAGGAAATATGGTCTAATATTTGATCTAACacaataatctgtaaaaattcaCCCAACAGAATAAGGCAGCAAACAAAGTATTAAACGGTGTTCAAGATGCAAGTTTGGTAATCATCTGCCTAAAAATGATAACTAAAGCTATGAAGATGGATAAGATTTCCAAGGGAGACCCTACAGTGAAAAGCAAAGAGGACCAATGGAGGAACTCGATTAAGTCAATTAAACGAAACTTATGCCAAAACTTTCACAGACTCTTCTAGGTAATTCAGAATGATACAgttattaatgaaagaaaacagcAGCAAGTTACATAGCTCTAGTTTGGAGAATCATCACTGCAGGTAGCAGCTGATGACTTGACCTAAATGAAATCAACCAAAAGAGTATATACCTGGGGGCAAGCAGAGGGACTGGTAaaacaagttaaaaagaaaactgaggcttaaaaaaaccaaaaacaaacaaaaccaaaaatctacaaaaatgTAATAGcccagaataaaaatagaaataaaaagagagaaaggaaaaaaaaaaactatttcaagAAGAAGGCCATAACAATCAAGTAAGATAAGGATACAGAAGTATCCACTGGATTTGAAATTATGGAGATCTTTGGTGACCTCAGCAATGACAGTTTCAGAGGAGCAGCGAGAAGAGAAGAAAGCACTGTAGGCTGAATTAGAGTTGAGAGAGATGGGACAAGTACAACACAAACTTCCAAGAGGCTGAGCTGTGGGTTAGGACTGGACAGATTTAAATAGGTGtcgaagaaaaataattataacattaAAAGTAGATAcattacaataatcaaaacagtgtggtactggcataaagacagacatacagatcaatggaacacaataaagaacccagaaataaaccctcacatatataaTCAAATGATTTTGACAAGCGTGCCAAGACCATCTGatggggaaaaggacagtctttttaaCAAACGGTGCCtcgaaaactggatatccacatggaaaagaataacgTTGGACCCTTACATTACACCATATATAAACATTAATTCAAATGCATGAAAGACctaatgtaagacctaaaactatagaactcctaaaataaaatatacggGAAAAGCTTCATGTCACTGGATATGGCAACAATTTATTGAACACAACACCAGACAcaggcaacaaaggaaaaaatagacaaattgaacttcatgaaaattaaaaactattgtGCATCAAGACATTATCAacaaagtaaaaaggcaacctacagaatgggataaaatatttgtgaatcataTATAAGGAATTAACGTCCAGAATATATAGAGTCACctaaaactcaataacaaaaaacaatcaaattcaaaaacaggcaagcaatttgaatacatatttctccaaagaagatatgcaaatgctTAAGCACATTAAGAGATACTCAACTtcaataatcatcagggaaatgcaaatcaaaaccacaataagatactacctcacacctattaggatgcccactatcaaacaaaacaaaacaaaacagaaaataccaagtattggtgagaatgtagaaaaattggaaaccctgtacactgctggtgggaatgtgacacagtacagctactatggaaaacagtatggcagttcctcaaaaaattaaaaatagaattaccatatgaaccagcaattccacttctggatatatacccaataGAATTGTAATCAGAGTCTCAAAGATATTTGTATACTCGTGTCTGTAataacattattcacaacagataaaatgtggaagcaacacAAGTCTCCATCCATAGATGCAGAGGTAAGCAGAatgttgtatatacatacaatggaatattattcagcttttaaaagTATGGGaattttgacacatgctacaacatagatgaaccttgagaacactATGCTAAGTAAGCCAGGCATGAAAAGACAAACACtgaatgatttcacttatatgaggtatttagAGTAGTTaaaattatagagacagaaaatagaacagtggttgccaaggcctggggagagggaggaataaggagttaatgtttaatgggtacagagtttctgtttttcaagatggaaagagttctggagatgtatGGTGGTGTTGATTGGCCAAAAATGTTAATTACTTAATGTCATtcaattgtacacttaaaaatggttaagatattaaattttgttatgtgggttttatcacaatgaaaaaattaagaagtGGATATATTAAGACTTTAGAACCTTGGGCCTTATACAGTAGTAGAAACAAACCCTAGGTATCTCTTTAAAGATATGAAAGTAACATGGCAaccataatatataatgtattcttTAGAACTTTGGGGCTACAAAGGTGGTACATCTTTGGTAGAGTTTCCAACTCTAGTCTGGGtattaaaacacaaaaaatgatGATAGTAATGGCTTCTTAGGAAATAATGGCTGGCCAGTGCACCTTTAAGGTGTTATTGGTAGAAGTGAGTGCTAAGAATATAGTCATTTCTGCTACTAAGACTTGGAAAGGGCTAGTCAAAGAGACTGTCCCTTTCtttcatccagaaaaaaacagTTCATCAAATGGAGCTCTTACTACTGTCCTTGATATTGGACAATGACTTTAAGAAACACCTTTCTAGGGTATTTCCTCAAAACCTATCCAGTACCCAGCATGGCTCTAGAGTGGCCAGGAACTGGGAGGGTTGCGAACTACATGTTAATTTTTCATGCATCTTCTCTTTTTGCATAGACCATATCTTTTCCCAGACAACAGAGACCtcaatttcaatttttgtttgattCTTCAAATATGTCCCACAGTCAGTTCTCATAATCATTTTCTTAAGTGGAACAAAGTTTAGGGAAAGTTTACTCTGTACATACCATagagaatgttttcatttctctttgaaaattCAAATTCATAGTATACATAATGCTATGATTATTAGCCTTACattgttttcaaaattatctgTTGCTTACCTACTCTTTTCCCTGCTGCTGTATTATTTCCATTCATTCCAATACCACGGGGAGACTACAATTAAAACACAAGACATCTATAGAGGTGAGTTAAcggaaaacagaaggaaaaatcaCCAAAAacgaaataattatattttattataaaaatgttgctgagctttcatttaaaagtatttaatctatttttaattaaattaacttGGAACCTAATTGTCCCATCTGTCAATATTGTACTTACtctttatatataagaaaataaaatacaatggcTCAAATAAAAGTTCTTATTGAGGaagaacattaataaaaatatttagtatttaaaaatacatgataaaCTGTTTACACAAAGCTACTTTCAAATTACAACTCTCACTTTAGgactaaaacattatttaaaattcaacTGTCAAAAAATTTTTCTACAAACTAGATAAACATTTTAAGAGAAAGTTATGGAAAGAATTCAACCTTTGGCCACTTCATTTAATGTGTAAACAAAAAGCAAACTATACGTTGAATCACTACATGGATAACTAGTAGAACATATTTAAAGGCAAATACTtactaaaaaaaattctgtaggtTCTAACTGGGGAGAACTTTTCCTAAAACTTTCTTCCTGAAAATGCTGGAGGTTTGTAAACAGCCCAATTCCAGAGGTTCGAAGCCTGCCTGTCCCACGTGTGCTCTGCAAGTTGTCTCTGCTTGCACTCCGGGCCAGAGAAGCAAGAAAATCTATATTATTTACACAACCAACAGGCTCTTTGGATGCCTTGTTAGCCATTTCTGTGATATCCCGAGCCTCAACTTTAGAAATAATATCAGATCTTTTCCCAGGTGAATCGACTTTAACAGCTCGAAAGCAAGTAgtcctagagaaagaagaatcagTTATATTTCGAACGTCCAGCGACCGAAGCACATTTTGTGAAGCAGAAGACTGGAGGCTCCCAGACTCAAAACATTTGGACTGTCTCTGTGGTTTCACCAGAGAGTTATGTAGTGACATTGGTGCAGAACAGTGAAGAGGTGATAAGAGTCtattcttgtgatgaggacttaatTCACGGTGGTCGAGAACTGCAGTTTCTACTGATTCACCATTCAACACTCTTGCAACATGTTTAAGATGCTGCTCTGTAGCTTTCAACCCTTTATCACCATTAGTGAGTGGGAATTCTGGATTTACCTTCCGTGTGCCTTCTAAGCCACTGCTCTGTTCATCAGCATTTCCTTCGGTAAAGCAAGCAAACGAACCCACTTCAGGTAGAAGCGATTCTTCAGTTACACACTCTTCTGAAGTTGGAAATAAAACAGTGTCGTCCTCATTATTAGATGACAAATTTCCTGAAAGGTTTTTTGTCCGCCTAGGTAGGGATGATCCAAGATGGAGAATAGAATCAGCAAGCTCTTTGTCATTTTCAAACTCCATAGGGTGTATCTGAGGTGGTAGTTTGAAGCCACTATTGGAATGAGACTGTGTGTTACTCTCCCAGTTATCGTCTTCCTTAAGAAAATCACTAGTGATAGATGATATGGATCTATCAGCAGGGGGCAGAGCTGCCAAACTTGAAATGGCATTGCTGGCCGAGTCAGGCAGATATATGTTCCCAGGAGAAGGTAAACAAGACTGCCCAATGTGGGGGAGAACCCTTAACAATCTGTGGCGAGCAGCTGCCGTGGAACTAGTGGAAGGTCGAGGAACTACAGGTGGATGAGGTTTTACCTTGACAGCTTTCTTAGGCTAAAAGAAAA includes the following:
- the ZFAND4 gene encoding AN1-type zinc finger protein 4 isoform X2, whose protein sequence is MFKADLVRTGIQLPTTYSRGIRKVKVMDNRKDPPFFNEDNVGPFYFRLPFCDTMELFIETLTGTCFELRVSRFEAVISVKAKIRRLEVPMEDPLREMAEYMHSSRDEVWEKTSCNKQVTFLVYREGDQLNFFRVVDRGDGTLTPLSESLSGGSVYNLHTDEDEEIEPSPSGQQIIENSITMNKMKLLKAKMENMNLSKKPKKAVKVKPHPPVVPRPSTSSTAAARHRLLRVLPHIGQSCLPSPGNIYLPDSASNAISSLAALPPADRSISSITSDFLKEDDNWESNTQSHSNSGFKLPPQIHPMEFENDKELADSILHLGSSLPRRTKNLSGNLSSNNEDDTVLFPTSEECVTEESLLPEVGSFACFTEGNADEQSSGLEGTRKVNPEFPLTNGDKGLKATEQHLKHVARVLNGESVETAVLDHRELSPHHKNRLLSPLHCSAPMSLHNSLVKPQRQSKCFESGSLQSSASQNVLRSLDVRNITDSSFSRTTCFRAVKVDSPGKRSDIISKVEARDITEMANKASKEPVGCVNNIDFLASLARSASRDNLQSTRGTGRLRTSGIGLFTNLQHFQEESFRKSSPQLEPTEFFLSPRGIGMNGNNTAAGKRVGECTHHLPPVKAPIQTKKKTTKHCFLCGKKTGLATSYECRCGNNFCASHRYAETHSCTYDYKSAGRRYLQEANPVVNAPKLPKI
- the ZFAND4 gene encoding AN1-type zinc finger protein 4 isoform X5, with translation MRGGPINTRRVPMEDPLREMAEYMHSSRDEVWEKTSCNKQVTFLVYREGDQLNFFRVVDRGDGTLTPLSESLSGGSVYNLHTDEDEEIEPSPSGQQIIENSITMNKMKLLKAKMENMNLSKKPKKAVKVKPHPPVVPRPSTSSTAAARHRLLRVLPHIGQSCLPSPGNIYLPDSASNAISSLAALPPADRSISSITSDFLKEDDNWESNTQSHSNSGFKLPPQIHPMEFENDKELADSILHLGSSLPRRTKNLSGNLSSNNEDDTVLFPTSEECVTEESLLPEVGSFACFTEGNADEQSSGLEGTRKVNPEFPLTNGDKGLKATEQHLKHVARVLNGESVETAVLDHRELSPHHKNRLLSPLHCSAPMSLHNSLVKPQRQSKCFESGSLQSSASQNVLRSLDVRNITDSSFSRTTCFRAVKVDSPGKRSDIISKVEARDITEMANKASKEPVGCVNNIDFLASLARSASRDNLQSTRGTGRLRTSGIGLFTNLQHFQEESFRKSSPQLEPTEFFLSPRGIGMNGNNTAAGKRVGECTHHLPPVKAPIQTKKKTTKHCFLCGKKTGLATSYECRCGNNFCASHRYAETHSCTYDYKSAGRRYLQEANPVVNAPKLPKI